A region of Pseudomonas putida DNA encodes the following proteins:
- a CDS encoding TetR/AcrR family transcriptional regulator produces MQKEPRKVREFRRREQEILDTALKLFLEQGEDSVTVEMIADAVGIGKGTIYKHFKSKAEIYLRLMLDYERDLNELLHSADVDRDKEALSRAYFEFRMRDPQRYRLFDRLEEKVVKGNQVPEMVEQLHSIRASNFDRLTQLIKGRISEGKLEDVPPYFHYCAAWALVHGAVALYHSPFWSNVLEDQEGFFQFLMDIGVRMGNKRKRDPEPAN; encoded by the coding sequence ATGCAGAAAGAACCTCGTAAGGTCCGTGAGTTTCGCCGTCGCGAACAGGAAATCCTCGATACGGCGCTCAAGCTGTTTCTCGAACAGGGTGAAGACAGTGTCACCGTCGAGATGATCGCTGACGCGGTAGGTATCGGCAAAGGCACGATCTACAAGCACTTCAAGTCCAAGGCGGAGATCTATCTGCGCCTGATGCTCGACTACGAGCGCGATTTGAACGAGCTGTTGCATTCGGCCGACGTCGATCGTGACAAGGAAGCCCTGTCGCGCGCCTACTTCGAGTTCCGCATGCGCGATCCGCAGCGCTACCGCCTGTTCGACCGCCTGGAAGAAAAGGTGGTCAAGGGTAACCAGGTGCCGGAGATGGTCGAGCAGTTGCACAGCATCCGCGCCTCCAACTTCGATCGCCTGACCCAGTTGATCAAGGGCCGTATCAGCGAAGGCAAACTCGAAGACGTACCGCCGTACTTCCACTACTGCGCGGCTTGGGCGCTGGTGCACGGCGCCGTGGCGCTGTACCACTCGCCGTTCTGGAGCAATGTGCTTGAAGATCAGGAAGGTTTCTTCCAGTTCCTCATGGATATCGGCGTGCGCATGGGCAACAAGCGCAAACGCGACCCGGAACCCGCCAACTGA
- a CDS encoding aminotransferase class V-fold PLP-dependent enzyme, whose translation MSMFHDEFDQAPGLRYLNHAAIAPWPRRAAEAVARFARDNVCHGASEYPTWLATERRLRERLARLIHAPSAGDIALVKNTSEGLSLVAFGLDWAHGDQVVISDEEFPSNRVVWEALANRGVQVIQASLAGPDPEATLLAACGPRTRLLAVSAVQFGSGLRLDLVRLGEGCRVRNVLFCIDAIQQIGALPFDVQRFQCDFAVADGHKWMLGPEGLGMFYCRAAMRPQLELNAYGWHMLEHLGDFERRQWQPAHSARRFECGSPNMLGACALEASLSLLEEVGIKTVAQRLQQRVTQMYQGLASIPGISLLTPADPDKRAGIVTFSIKGQDSVQIHKALMAERTICALRGGGVRFSPHFYTKEQMIDETVQQVRRLAMR comes from the coding sequence ATGTCTATGTTTCACGATGAGTTCGATCAAGCCCCAGGGCTGCGCTACCTGAACCACGCCGCCATCGCTCCTTGGCCACGCCGGGCTGCCGAGGCGGTGGCACGCTTCGCCCGCGACAACGTTTGCCACGGCGCCAGCGAGTACCCGACATGGCTCGCTACCGAGCGGCGCCTGCGCGAGCGGCTGGCACGGTTGATCCACGCACCCTCGGCGGGTGACATCGCCCTGGTCAAGAACACCTCCGAAGGGCTGTCACTGGTGGCCTTCGGCCTGGACTGGGCACACGGCGACCAGGTGGTGATCAGCGATGAGGAGTTCCCCTCCAACCGCGTCGTATGGGAGGCCCTGGCCAACCGTGGCGTGCAGGTGATCCAGGCCAGCCTGGCCGGGCCGGACCCCGAAGCCACGCTGCTCGCGGCCTGCGGCCCCCGCACGCGTTTGCTGGCCGTCAGCGCCGTGCAGTTTGGCAGCGGCCTGCGCCTTGACCTGGTGCGCCTGGGTGAAGGCTGCCGGGTGCGTAATGTGCTGTTTTGCATCGACGCTATCCAGCAGATCGGCGCCCTGCCCTTCGATGTGCAGCGTTTTCAATGTGATTTCGCCGTGGCCGATGGCCATAAGTGGATGCTCGGCCCCGAGGGCCTTGGGATGTTCTATTGTCGCGCCGCGATGCGCCCGCAGCTTGAGCTCAATGCCTATGGCTGGCACATGCTGGAACACCTGGGCGACTTCGAGCGACGCCAATGGCAGCCGGCACACAGCGCGCGGCGCTTCGAATGCGGCAGCCCGAACATGCTCGGTGCCTGCGCACTGGAGGCGAGCCTTTCGCTGCTGGAGGAAGTCGGGATCAAAACAGTCGCGCAGCGATTGCAGCAACGTGTCACGCAGATGTATCAGGGCTTGGCATCGATACCCGGCATTTCACTGCTAACACCCGCCGATCCCGACAAACGGGCAGGCATCGTCACATTCAGTATCAAAGGGCAGGACAGCGTGCAGATCCACAAGGCGTTGATGGCCGAACGCACGATTTGCGCCTTACGTGGCGGTGGTGTGCGGTTTTCGCCGCATTTCTACACCAAAGAACAGATGATCGACGAAACTGTGCAACAGGTCCGGCGCCTGGCCATGCGTTGA